In Solenopsis invicta isolate M01_SB chromosome 6, UNIL_Sinv_3.0, whole genome shotgun sequence, the genomic window TATGCGATGCCATGTGCACTTGCGAACCCGGACATAATCGTGATGAAATGTAAGTATGACttcgatataaatatattgtattatttcataCTGCGTGACAGTAACGGTCGGCGCAAATCGTGTGTTTTGACAACTGTCTGGCAAGGTTATTCTGTCCTCTTTAAATCGGAATCTgtgtatttttcaataaatggcctgatttaaatgttatacttataactatattaATCAGTGATGTATACACTgtctatcaaaaatatattccgATCACTGAGAAAACTCTTCTCTTTTTAATCAGAATCAGTGAATATGTGATATATTCTCTGATTACATGCTGTACGAATAATCacagtataaattaaatataacactgtaaatttcagtaaaatttcactCATTCATAatgttttgatataaataataaaatatgtaatttatttatttaatttaattttgtttattaaagaaaacaatgaaattaaaaataattaatcacagGAAAGAAGATTGAAAAATGAAATAGACAAAAAagacaagagagaaagagtaaatattttttgtaagaaaaaaaataaaaatgtttaaatcttTGTTACATTGATAACTGTCacttttattctctctctttctctttctagcacgcataatttcaaatataatttcaaataatcaaaacatgaaaatataacTACTTGCTGCTATGCACGATTTTATTCGACATTTTAtagatttctcatttttgtgCAAGTAGCGCGACAATCATGAATATTTAATACGGTTCAGCATGTGTGCGTGCATGGGTGCATCTTCTTTCGATATTATGAAAGATTCATGTACGGCGTCACATTATTCAAATTACATCACGTTTTCTCGTACGCGTCGACAGTTCGGGATTATTCTGTCATGGTAACACGTGTGATAGATACGTGAACATAATTCACATATTGTAAGGAATTTGTTCACGTTTGTATAAGATATTCAACACGATTTGTTTTTACTTTGAACTGGCTACTTGATGGATTgcttaaaaattatcgtataatTTCACACCATTTATTTGCacattcttaaattatttcaatttcttgTCTATAAACTGTTTAACAgtgcaaaatttataaaaattgaatataaactATTTGATATCAAATGAGAATGTCAAATCACTGATTATGTATAACATATTGAGATCAACATAGCtaaattatagatataaatGATACGAagataaaatcattaaattcttttgatttaactaattgtacaattttttcaacTAGCGCTGCGTTTGAATGCTTTGATGAAGATTGTCCAACAGTAATAGCTAAAGATGACTGCTATCTATGGAATGATCCATTTAAATGTTGTGGAGATCCGCAAAACATTTGTTGTaagtacatttttaatcaaacattatttacaatatttaaccaATTATTATGTAGAAACCCGCATCAAAAATGtattgtcaaaaatatattatcaataattacaattatatttagttatgaTTAAATTTTGCTTCAAATAACGATAATTCGACAAGTCACGCACGTACATGTACAATTGCTTAGACAATAAAATATGACAAGGACATTCatagaaataaaagtataaacaaTGCTCTTTACATATTTTAGCAGAAGAATGGGAAACGAGATATAAGTGTAATGTAAACGGTAAGATTTATTTGGAAGGTGAATATTTCTATGTAGATCAAGAATCCGACTTGACCTGCGTCTGCCAATCAGGTTACAAAGGTAATGTTAATTATtgtcatataataaatttacaatttaaagttAGCTATTGAGACGACGTGATACTTCGTGCGCAATTGTTcgattagaaattattaaacaagTAAAGGTCAAAACACAAGGCAAATAAAAAGCCTAAAACCCAAGAGTCAAACAATATAACTACAAACGAGGTCGGCgattaaagataaaatgtcCTTCGTACTTGACCCGAGTTTCTAATCATGATGAAAGATTAGGAATGACATCTTttccgattttataatatctttactCAAGAGCATGGaacgaagaaaatttttgctgaaaactaCTCGAAGTATAGTCCAAACATTtgacaatttcattatttaatttaagtatactatatgtatatacgaaCACAACTGTGCACAAAGTACTGCGACGTATTTcactaatcaaatttaatttttaattatatttttaatagttcaagagttttttaaataaatttctattttaataaattttttttttataaatttaaattgtttttaactcGTGTAATTCTCAAAGGGTTCGATATGGAACatgattgcaatttttttatattcctaactatttttttatttttctattttaggTAATAACATTCCACCTTTCTGTGTGAGGACTAATCATACAGCCTGCGCCCATCCTGCATTCAGTCATAtaaatcatttgaaaaaaaaatgtgctccaatttatttttatgatgaattttcgaagaaaaaatgttatatgaatATGATATGCCGTAAGTTTGGTGAAAGTGATTTTGATCGCATATATTTCGTTGTCATATTATTTTCCCCAACGCTTCTATTCAATTTTTCAGAGAATGCTGACGATGTTGTCATTCCCAAGTCTGAATTTGGATCGTCTGACACTTTGGAGAGTACgtttcgtatttatttttaaatgtggcAACTCTTGTAAAATATGAGCATTAGATCCTCCATTGTATTGCTCTATAAGTAATCATTTGTCATGTAATCAAATTAGTTAACTTTAGAAATTAGAGTACTTCATACACATACtgcacaatataaaattaatcttggCATATTTTTGCTGAAGGAACTAATTTCTTATTCCGTTAAatcgtttaattttattcgtttattttcttctttaattttatgaatcgagatatttatggaaaaaatattactttatgaATCGATACGGTAACCATACGAATAAAGTGTAAGATATACAAAATGATATATTGACACGCATTTAAACGGTCAAGCGATACTAATTACACAATCGTACTGCGAATCGCGTCAAATAGGAGGTAATTGCGACAAACGTTGCATATGGATAACGAGCACTACGCGAAATCAATTTCTATAGCACGTTAATATTCTGATCCTATAAAATGATaactaattacaaaatataactcACTTTCTATTGCGCAATTAATTTACTCAATTTgctaaatatagaaaaatatgttaGTACAGAATAATTGGCGTGctattaatattctataaaagtaTGATAATTTGTTTTCCAATGTTATGATAAGCATGAAAAGTATAATTCTTTTTCAGGAGGAAGTAAGTGTCAATTCGGTAACTTGACGATGCAAGTTGGCGACAAACTGAAGCGATCTACACAATATTCTACTATTTGTATTGCGTGCATTTGTGAAGTACCACCTGTACTAACTTGTGAATTACAGTCACAGGATATCTGCAAAAGACCTTGGTGATGCCACAAATCTCCCTTCGTAATCTTAATATGAATGTTATGAGCTAGGATACTGTAATTGCTTTTGTTACGCCAGGCAACACagtgttataaatttatttgaatattagtacaaatgttttcaattataataaaaattgatatttgcaAGGATAAaagtcattaattaattatgaatgTTTCTTATCCAATTAACATTATGTAAAATGAaatgatttttatcaattaaaagaaaCTGTCGCGTCATTATTCTAAATTATGTTTTCTGTGATTTTGAATCATTGAAGATACACgggaataaattttatatgaattgccGACAAGAGAATCGatagatttgaaaaatataacgaaaGACGAAACATCTTAACAGAAATTCAAAACAGTAATTCAAGGCAAGAAAGATAATTTGTAAGGGGGATAATTAACATAATGAGACAGTTACCTAATTTTAGTGAGCACGCAAGCGTAATGACTGATAAGGTAAATTATTTTCTCCAGTTCGCGTTTTCTCTTTGCTTGTTCTATTCTGGAGATTTCCTTCGTTTTCATATTGCTCACAAGATTTTTCTTCGTCTCTACGCGGGACTTACGACTTTCTTTCATACTCATTTTCATTCTCCTTCAGTGCGCATATTCGCTTCTATTCCTCcaagatattttttaactctCTTTTCTCGCGTGTTTACTCACTCTCGTATATATGCGTACATAAGCATTTCCCTTCTTACTATATTTTCTTGCGTTTGCGTTCATATATCCATCATATTTATATCCATCATATTTCTCATGTCCACTTTCAGTCCCTTCCAGGCAGTGGAACTGACTACAGGTTGAGATAGAAATGACGCAAGTGTTGTGCAAGTTTTCATTGCTCGAAAATGACGCGTCGTAATTCTCGTTTCCTCGTTCAGATATGCGCCTATCTGTTTGGCGTTTGTCGTTGTTACGATTGCAATTTATCGATGCGAGTGGCATGGAATGATAGAGAAGATGTTTGCGAAAAACGTGtgataaattgttataaaaaaaagttatttaaattattttattttggtaattgtgtgcgtgtgtgaaataaatttgttttatttagtttatttcggTATGccttataaaaaaagtttttaaaaaataaaattaatcaagtgGGCTTTAATCGAATCACGTATCTTGTattataaaacgtatatatttgtctaaccaaaaaatatatataatcttgaatattaatataataattcaaattattatacaaatattagttacaatttgaattattaattactaatattagtaataatattgaatattatactcgatattatactaatatttaagattatgtattttttttgttaggcaaatacatagaatattatattttataatacaaaatcttaATACTAATAATGAAGGTTTACGTTCACCATTTCACTAATGTGTACAgtaattcaataatatatattcataatttaaacCTATATAATCTACGATTACattttcgataaaaaattttagggAATACGTCAAACCTTCTTGCGAAGAGCATAAGTCATATTGGAAAGTCGATTTCGGCTGTGCATACTACATTTTTAGAAACTGCTGCGGGTTATGACTTTGGTTATGAATCGCCGCAAACTAGTTGTAACAGGGAACATGTCGTAAGTTCACGAGTTGCGAATTTGTTTtctacacatatatacacatatatgccAACTAAGCAATAACGAGTATTGGGTTTTTTTAGAAAGTAATGACGTTGTTATTCACGTTGAGGACAACTCAAAGtgtgttaataaaaattccgatatgtttcgtatttaatattatatagagATGCAATAATTTCTTGACGAGATTCAAGATACCTAATTAAAATACTCTGGAGGATttgatttaatcttttattaattttactaattatcaatttatcaaaaaacataaagatttatattttatacaaattaattcgCTTATTAAATTGAAACATAAATGATGCGTCGATACGCATTTGAACATTCAAGCGATGCTAATTATGACTGTGCTTTGAATAGCATGAAATGAGAGTTAATTGCGAGAAATGTTGCACACGAGAAGCAACGCGCAAACCAATTTCTGTCGCAATCctataaaatgataattaatttgGTCATCGTTATCCCCAGCATAGGAAATTATGTTATAGACGTGTCAGTTAACGCGTCACTAACACCCATAGCATGCTTAATGtttgcacggaaagaacaattttattgcactGTCtacaaatttagctagatactgatcataaaataatttcatgttaagccattaaaataattatgtaaaatgccCAAGTACATTGCTGCAAagagttttgacattctagcaaccaagttaaacattcggcaatttttttaatggccgttcaacataattattttcagatctgcatttcagcataattattctttccgtgctcataaaatcaattttatctatttcttaaattttttccgtttcgaaaattttattatcaatagcTATAGAtttgtgtttaataatattctcgAAGGAATTATactttagaattaattttatcgtGTGAAACAGGTACTTACATGTTTCTTCAAAACTTATTCTTTTTAGACAATTTTGTAGtaaattaaatacgtaaatgtaaGAACTTCTTTACATACTTTAATGCAATTTGCATTTTTCcgattacaataaaaatagtttttattatgcattataAATCTTCTAACTGTTCCATGTAAATTATgattatagataatattaataatctaaaatcGTAGATTCGAGGAAAGGTAActcattttaaagtaaattttattattaataaataaatagaaattttaattattttgtttttaattatgttattgtaatttttgtaataagaaTCTTGACcgtgtataaaaaatttcttaacatCGATCTCTTTTACGTTAATCTTCGTTATTCTTATCGTATAATCATCAggttgataaatatttatcaataaaaatgttactaaatgatata contains:
- the LOC105193732 gene encoding uncharacterized protein LOC105193732; the encoded protein is MRRTRICVEVCVYVVFGVIAVAAIFEDKHSGSKCPGPVSYYEALECTPVYNQGSNSCANEYLCDHIETRSSDKCYINGHEYNLYHYLNNEDAYLVCDAMCTCEPGHNRDEIAAFECFDEDCPTVIAKDDCYLWNDPFKCCGDPQNICSEEWETRYKCNVNGKIYLEGEYFYVDQESDLTCVCQSGYKGNNIPPFCVRTNHTACAHPAFSHINHLKKKCAPIYFYDEFSKKKCYMNMICQNADDVVIPKSEFGSSDTLERGSKCQFGNLTMQVGDKLKRSTQYSTICIACICEVPPVLTCELQSQDICKRPW